Part of the Brachyhypopomus gauderio isolate BG-103 chromosome 17, BGAUD_0.2, whole genome shotgun sequence genome, TACCTACATGTCTACACATGTCTGAATTCTATGTACATACAACTGGATCAAAGTGTTCATGAAATGCCCTTCAGTATGAGTAGATTGTTATTATAAACATACCCCACCCTTATTATTTAAATACACATTTCATACTACATTTTTTATTACTCTTTCTATTTGTATTGAGTCATGAATCAAGTAAACATGTTTACCCAATAAAGATTTATAAAATAATAGTTGCTTTTACTGATGTCCTAGTTTCTGAGACCTTAGATAAGGGAAGTCCCCACCCGTTCTCTCGTTATACTTGATAGGAAGTAAGTGTCTTAAAAGCATGACTTGTATTACTCGGAAAAAATTCGTAACATCTAACTACAGCATGCATGATGGTGTTTCTGTGGCTTTGCAACACGGGGGGTTTTCGTGAGTGTACTAAATCATCACCTCCCTCTCAAAAGAACAGTTGCAAGAGGTCAGTCTGTTCATTTCAGAAGTCCCAAAAGACATCTGCAGTGGTTGCATTACAATGTGTCCATATCTCTGAAGCTTGCTAAGGCATCACATGATAGAACCTGTAAGTATTTGTGTATGCCAATCTTGCTGAATGAGTCATCGGGGCCAGTGCTTGTTCAACTGATCGTGTTTTCTTGTTTCTCCATTGTCATGTAGGCAACATGAAGAACCGACTGAATGAGCTGAACGATGCCGTGCTTAAGGAGCCCAAGGAAGAGGTCGCCACAGAGGACGGGGATCGCGCGGACGAAGCCCTGGTGCAGCAGTACGCGGTGGTGTTCGAGGGCGAGGATGTCATGGACAGTGTGTTCAGGGAGGCACAGACCATGCACAAGAAGATCGCTCACCTGAGGCTGGAGGTGAAGAGGCTGAGCAAGCAGAACGCGCGCTTCCTCACCTCCGTCAGACGCATCAGCAGCATCAAACGCGACTCCAACGCCATCGCACGCAGCATCAAGGCCGACGGAGAGAAGCTCTACGCCAGGCTGCAGCAGATGGAGGCGCTGTGCCGAAAGCTGGAGGAACTGCACGGGCCCCAGGGAGCCCTCGCCCGCATGGTGCGATATCAGTACGTCTCCTTGACCGGGGCCTTCCACCAGGCCATGTTCGAATACAACGAGGCGGAGATGGCACAGAGGGACAACTGCAAGACCCGCATCCAGAGACAGGCGGAGATCATGGGCAGGGAGGTCACCAGCGACCAGATTGAAGAGATGGTTGAGACGGGCAAGTGGAACGTGTTCTCGGACGACCTGGTCGCAGACGGGCGAACATTCCGCTCTGCGCTCACCGAGATCGAGAACCGACACAAGGAGCTTCTGGAGCTGGAGAGTCGCATACGGGACATTCATGATCTGTTTTTCCAGCTGGCGCTACTGGTAGAAGAACAAGGAGCTATGGTGAACAACATCGAGAGCAATGTATGCGCAACACAAGAATACGTACTTCGTGCTACGGCCGAGGTAAAGAAGGCTGTGAGATATAAGAAGAAACACCCATGCAGACAGCTGTTTTGTTGCTGTTTCCCCTGTTGCAATAAGTAATGAATAATGTGTATTAATTCCTCATCGTGCCTCTTCAGTTTCACAATAACCGTTTACGGAAGTTTACAGAAGGTACTAGTTTAAAGAACATTGAACTTAATTGTGCAGTTGATCATGCTAGTGTGTAGCAGCGTAGCATATTTGCACGAAGGTCGTGTTATTAACAAGATTGTGTATCCCACCTGTTTCTCTCACATTATTGTTGTTTTCCATCTGCCACACATGGGTCTGTGGGCTGgccatggtgggtgtgacacaGCCCAGTTATTTGGTAACCACAAGAGCATCGGTGcatgctgtctctcttttttctgTCCTGTGAATGTTAAAGAATGTTAACCTGCATAACAGTTCTGAAGAATTGTTGTGTGTTCATAATTGTGTCAGTGTAGAAAATATTTAAAAGGTATTATGTCTGATCATAAAAAAATCCTTTGTTTCTATAAGGGGTACTGTCATCAAACATGGTATTAATGTATACTGTTTTAAGGTTTGCTTTAATTTAATAAATTGCTTAACTCTGCTTACTCTGTTTTTAACTTCCCTATTCTGTTACTTTGTTTAACTGATGTTAGAAGACATTGCAACACTTGTATTATCAAAGGTTCTTAGTAAAGAGTTTGCAGTAAGGGGAGTCGATACTATAGTAATGCATAATATGGAACTACATATAAATACCAAATATCCTTACCTTTCATTTTAGGTGAATATGCAGTCGAGTTATTGAACTCTTCATCAAAATGGCAGCATTGAGATGACATTGGTGGGGTATACTGCCGTGTGCCTTCTGGAAATGCACTGTAATCATGTAGTTGCTCCAACTTAATTTAATTAAGGACTCTAGAGGAGGTCTTTGACTTGGCTGTAGATAACTGTTGAATGAATTTTTTTGTGTGGTAATACACCTGCTTTGTGTGAATATTGTTTGAAAATTAGCTCTAAATACTTAGCTCTTGCATTGGGACTGGTTTACAGTATGACAGGATGCACTGATGTCACACAAATGCAAAAATGTATAAAAGGAGCATAACTTAATGCAGTAGAGTTTCAGCATGTTTGAAAAGCAACTCCCTGTGT contains:
- the LOC143481059 gene encoding syntaxin-11-like, with amino-acid sequence MKNRLNELNDAVLKEPKEEVATEDGDRADEALVQQYAVVFEGEDVMDSVFREAQTMHKKIAHLRLEVKRLSKQNARFLTSVRRISSIKRDSNAIARSIKADGEKLYARLQQMEALCRKLEELHGPQGALARMVRYQYVSLTGAFHQAMFEYNEAEMAQRDNCKTRIQRQAEIMGREVTSDQIEEMVETGKWNVFSDDLVADGRTFRSALTEIENRHKELLELESRIRDIHDLFFQLALLVEEQGAMVNNIESNVCATQEYVLRATAEVKKAVRYKKKHPCRQLFCCCFPCCNK